In a genomic window of Tachysurus vachellii isolate PV-2020 chromosome 13, HZAU_Pvac_v1, whole genome shotgun sequence:
- the sh3bgrl gene encoding SH3 domain-binding glutamic acid-rich-like protein isoform X3, which produces MGFLAANKIDFEECDIAANEENRKWMRENVPVDSRPATGNPLPPQIFNEERYCGNYEAFFDAREENAVYAFLGLTAPPGSKEAEALAKKEQQ; this is translated from the exons ATGGGGTTCCTGGCAGCCAATAAGATCGATTTTGAGGAATGTGACATTGCAGCCAATGAAGAGAACAGGAAATGGATGCGGGAAAATGTACCAGTGGATTCCCGACCAGCCACAGGGAATCCCCTCCCACCTCAGATATTTAACGAGGAGAGATACTGTGGG AATTATGAGGCTTTTTTTGATGCACGAGAAGAGAATGCTGTGTATGCTTTTCTAGGCTTGACTGCTCCACCAGGTTCTAAG GAAGCAGAGGCTCTAGCCAAAAAGGAGCAGCAGTAG